CGCCAGCTCCGTCCCCGCGCCACCCGTCTCCAGCTCGCGGGCGGACTCGGCGCCCGGGCCCGGGCGGCCGGAAATCGGAGCGCCGCCGTCACTCTTCGCCGCAAGCAGCTGCTCGTAGGCGCCCATCGCGGTCGCAATTGGGATCTCGATCAGCTCGGCTCCGACTGCGCTGACGAGCGCCCGAGCATCGGCCTGCGTCTCGTCGCTGGAGTGGGGGGAGGGCATGACCACGCAACTCACCCGCTCGGGGCCGAGGGCGTCCGCGGCGATCACGGTGACGAGCGCCGAGTCGATCCCGCCCGAGACAGCCACCAGCACGCGATCGAAGCCGTTCTTGCGCACGTAGTCGCGCAGGCCGAGCTTCAGCGCCTCGTAGACCTCCGCCACCGGATCGAGCGGCTCGTAGAGCTGCGGCTCCACGTGGCCGGTCGGCGCGGGTGCCTCGAGCCGAGCGAGCACGGGGGCGGTGGTCCCAGCGGGCTGCACTCGCGCCTCCTCCGCTCGCCGAGGGGTAGCGGGGCTCCGGTCGAGCTCCAGGTCGCACAGCACGAGCTGCTCGACGAACTGGGCCGCGCGAGCCTGGGTTTGGCCCTGCGCAGAGACGACCACGCTGTGGCCATCGAAGACCAGCTCGTCCTGCCCACCAACCAGGTTGCAGACCGCGAACGCCGCCCCCGTCTCGCGCGCTCGCTCCTGCACAATCCGCTCCCGATATACGCCCCGGCCGCGGTGGTAGGGCGAAGCTGACGGATTCACGATCAGGCTGGCGCCGGCGAGCGCCTCGACCGAGGCCGGCGGCCCCGGGTACCAGATGTCCTCGCAGATCGTCAGCCCGATCTGCGCTCCCGCGACCTCGATCAGGCCGGGACTGTCGCCTGGCTCGAAATAGCGGCGCTCATCGAACACGCCGTAGTTCGGGAGCAGGATCTTGCGGTAGATGGCGCGGACTTGTCCGTCGCCGAGCACGGCGACGGAGTTGAAGGTGGCCGCGTCGTGCTCCGGAAAGCCAACCAACGCGACGATCCCCTCCACGGCGGAGGCCAGCTCGTCCACGGCCGTGGACGCCGCATCGAGGAAGTGGGGCTTCAACCACAGGTCCTCGGCCGGGTAGCCCGTGACCGCCTGCTCGGGAAACACCACCAGCTGCGCGCCCGCCTCACGAGCCCTGGCGATCCAGGCCGATATCACGCCCGCATTGCCCTCGATGTCTCCCACCGTCGGGTTCACCTGGGCCAGCGCGATGCGTAGCTTGACTGCGTCGTCTGCCATCACGGAGAGTATGCCCGCGCGTCGATCAGGCCCGGCGCCGGCTGAGGTTGCCGACGATCACCGCCACGACCGTGACCAGGTAGATCTGTCCGATGAGTGCCTCTGCGATCGCCATGGAGCGTCCCACGTCGGTGGCCGCCGTGAGGTCGCCGTACCCGACGGTGGTCAGCGTGGCGAAGCTGAAATACAGGTAGTCGGAGATGTCCGCGTTGATGCGCGAGGCAAAGAACGGCTCTGACAGCGCGTCGCCCACCAGGCCGTCGGCAAACGCGAACAGCATCCCGATCAGCAGGTAGATGCAGAGCACCCCGAACATCGTGTGCAGCGTCACGGTGCCCTCCGTGCGCACATCGCGGAGCACTCCCGTGGCGATCGCCACCGGAGCGAGGGCGATCAGGAGCGCGGAGACCAACCGCCCTGCCGTGGTGCCGAACTGGCCGAACCCGATCAGCGCTGCGGCTGAGCCCAGCACCGCGAGCATCACGATGATCGTCGCCGGCCTGGCGATCACGCGGGGAGCTTGTGACGCGGACAGGGCGGCGATCAGGGTGGCTCCCTGAAGAGCTATCGCCACCAGCCGAGCCCAGTCCTCATCTGAAGAGGCGAGCATGAAGACAAGCGAGGAGAGGATCAGTAGCAGGACCACCCCATACCGGTGCTCCCAGCGGCTGAAGGCGGCGCCCGTCCGCATCGGGTGAGAGCATCGCCTTCCGATCGGACGGGAGTGGGGGCCGCCGCGCGGCGCTAGGTGGAAACCAGCAGCCGCTCTCCAGGAGACTGGGGCTAGCGACGAAGTCCCGCGTAGATGCCTCAGACGTCGTAGTACAGCGCGAACTCCCAGGGGTGCGGACGGATGCGGACCGGGTCGCACTCCTGCGCGCGCTTGTAGTCGATCCAGGTCTCGATCAGGTCCTCGGTGAAGACGCCGCCCTTGAGCAGGAACTCGAGGTCGGCCTCGAGCGCGTCGATCGCCTCGTCCAGAGAGCCCGGGACCTTGCCGATCTTGGCGAGCTCCTCCTCGGGGAGCTCGAACAGGTCCCTGTCGACCGGCAGGCCCGGGTCGATCCGCTTCTGGATCCCGTCCAGTCCGGCCATCAGCAGCGCCGAGCAGGCCAGGTACGGGTTGGCTGTCGGATCGGGCGGGCGGAACTCGACCCGCTTCGCCTTCGGCGCCGCCGAGTAGACCGGGATCCGGCAGGCCGCAGAGCGGTTTCGCTGGCTGTAGGCGAGGTTCACGGGCGCCTCGTATCCCGGCACCAGCCGGCGGTACGAGTTGGTGGTCGGGGCGCAGAACGCCATCAGGGCCCGCCCGTGCTCGAGCAGGCCGCCGATGTAGTTGAGGGCCTCGCGGGACAGCAGGCCGTAGCCGTTGAAGTCGTACATCACGTTCTCGCCGCCCGCGAACAGCGACTGGTGGATGTGCATCCCGGACGCGTTCTCCTCGAACAGCGGCTTGGGCATGAAGGTGGCGGACTTGCCCGCCTGGTGCGCGACGTTCTTGACCACGTACTTGTAGGTCTGCATCTTGTCGCCCATGCGTAGCATCCGGTCGTACCTGAGATCGATCTCCGCCTGGCCGCCGGCCGAGACCTCGTGGTGGTGGAACTCGCACGGAATGCCCATGTCCTCCATCACGACCACCATGCGGGCGCGGAGGTCGGAGTGGGTGTCGCCCGGCGGGGCCGGGAAGTAGCCCTCCTGGGGGCGCAGCGTGTACCCGAGGTTGCCTCCTGCGCCGTTAGTGGCCCCCTTGCCGAAGCCCGCGCCGCGGTTCCAGAACCCCTGCTCGGAATCGACTTCGTAGAAGGCCTTGTTGACGGTCTGATCGAAAGCCACGTGGTCGAAGATGAAGAACTCGGCTTCGGGCCCCATGAAGCAGGTGTCTGCGATCCCCGTCTCGAGCAGGTAGCCCTCGGCCTTCTGGGCGATGTAGCGCGGGTCGCGCGAGTATGGCTCCCTGGTGATCGGGTCGAAGACGTTGCAGATGATCGACATGGTCGGCTGCTCGTGGAAGGGGTCGATCACCGCGGTGGAGGGATCCGGGATCAGGATCATGTCCGACTCCGAGATCTCCTGGAAGCCCCGGATCGAGGAGCCGTCGAAGCCGAGGCCCTCCTCGAACGCCTCCGGCTCGAGCCCGTGGATCGACAGCGAGACGTGCTGCCAGGTGCCTGGGAGGTCGGTGAACTTGAAGTCCACCATCCGCACCCCGTGCTTGCCCGCCATCTCGAACACGTGTCGTGCCTCGGGCTCGGCCGTGTCGGCGAAGCGCTGGACGGTCAGCGGGGTGTGGGGGATCGCTGTGGTGCTCACGGGTTGGCTCCTCTCGTCGCGGTGGGCGGGCAGGCGCGCACTAGGAGTCCTCGCCTGCGCCG
The genomic region above belongs to Solirubrobacterales bacterium and contains:
- the nadE gene encoding NAD(+) synthase gives rise to the protein MADDAVKLRIALAQVNPTVGDIEGNAGVISAWIARAREAGAQLVVFPEQAVTGYPAEDLWLKPHFLDAASTAVDELASAVEGIVALVGFPEHDAATFNSVAVLGDGQVRAIYRKILLPNYGVFDERRYFEPGDSPGLIEVAGAQIGLTICEDIWYPGPPASVEALAGASLIVNPSASPYHRGRGVYRERIVQERARETGAAFAVCNLVGGQDELVFDGHSVVVSAQGQTQARAAQFVEQLVLCDLELDRSPATPRRAEEARVQPAGTTAPVLARLEAPAPTGHVEPQLYEPLDPVAEVYEALKLGLRDYVRKNGFDRVLVAVSGGIDSALVTVIAADALGPERVSCVVMPSPHSSDETQADARALVSAVGAELIEIPIATAMGAYEQLLAAKSDGGAPISGRPGPGAESARELETGGAGTELAAENIQARIRGNLMMALSNQFGWLVLTTGNKSEMSVGYATLYGDMAGGFAVIKDVPKTLVYELVRYRNSVSESALVPESVLQRAPSAELRPGQLDQDSLPPYEVLDRILTAYVEEDRGRDEIVSDGLAAEVVDEVIAMVDRSEYKRRQAPPGIRITPKAFGRDRRLPITNRFRG
- a CDS encoding potassium channel family protein, with protein sequence MRTGAAFSRWEHRYGVVLLLILSSLVFMLASSDEDWARLVAIALQGATLIAALSASQAPRVIARPATIIVMLAVLGSAAALIGFGQFGTTAGRLVSALLIALAPVAIATGVLRDVRTEGTVTLHTMFGVLCIYLLIGMLFAFADGLVGDALSEPFFASRINADISDYLYFSFATLTTVGYGDLTAATDVGRSMAIAEALIGQIYLVTVVAVIVGNLSRRRA
- the glnA gene encoding type I glutamate--ammonia ligase, which produces MSTTAIPHTPLTVQRFADTAEPEARHVFEMAGKHGVRMVDFKFTDLPGTWQHVSLSIHGLEPEAFEEGLGFDGSSIRGFQEISESDMILIPDPSTAVIDPFHEQPTMSIICNVFDPITREPYSRDPRYIAQKAEGYLLETGIADTCFMGPEAEFFIFDHVAFDQTVNKAFYEVDSEQGFWNRGAGFGKGATNGAGGNLGYTLRPQEGYFPAPPGDTHSDLRARMVVVMEDMGIPCEFHHHEVSAGGQAEIDLRYDRMLRMGDKMQTYKYVVKNVAHQAGKSATFMPKPLFEENASGMHIHQSLFAGGENVMYDFNGYGLLSREALNYIGGLLEHGRALMAFCAPTTNSYRRLVPGYEAPVNLAYSQRNRSAACRIPVYSAAPKAKRVEFRPPDPTANPYLACSALLMAGLDGIQKRIDPGLPVDRDLFELPEEELAKIGKVPGSLDEAIDALEADLEFLLKGGVFTEDLIETWIDYKRAQECDPVRIRPHPWEFALYYDV